In Acidimicrobiales bacterium, the following are encoded in one genomic region:
- a CDS encoding MFS transporter, giving the protein MSLARRVLVPSPAPGADHERYKWTALANTTLGMLMATVNSSITLIAMPDIFRGIRLNPLTPGNSSYLLWMLMSFLVVTAVLLVSLGRVGDMFGRVRIFTLGFATFTVFSILLSVTWLHGGAGALWLIVMRVGQGVGGAFIFANSAPILTDAFPIHQRGLALGVNSVAGISGSFIGLVLGGLLGPVEWHLVFLISVPFGLLGTLWALLKLEDRGIRTPSRIDWWGNGTFAFGLVLVLVGITYGIEPYGRHSMGWTNPLVLACLGAGIALLVAFAVVERHVDRPMLNLRLFKIRAFSAGTLATFLASLGRGGLMFILIMWLQGVWLPQHGYSFSSTPLWAGIYMLPLTVGFLLAGPLAGVLSDRFGARPFATGGMAVAALSFGLLEVLPVNFTYLPFALLILLMGLGMGIFSAPNQAGIMNSLPPDQRGAGAGVVMTFQNSAMVLSIGVFFTLVIIGLSATLPHALLAGLTAQGVPRPVAAKVAALPPVGSLFAAFLGYNPMQTLLGPALSRLPAARAHYLTGRSFFPALLSQPFEAGLQKAFTFALVACLVAAGASWLRGRRYVHDLHALVHEEGAGRAPAAAPDAAEGQVEAAGGRRGRA; this is encoded by the coding sequence ATGAGCCTTGCCCGTCGCGTCCTCGTCCCGAGCCCGGCGCCTGGCGCCGACCACGAGCGGTACAAGTGGACGGCGCTCGCCAACACGACGCTCGGGATGCTGATGGCCACCGTCAACAGCTCCATCACGCTCATCGCGATGCCGGACATCTTCCGGGGCATCCGGCTCAACCCGCTGACGCCCGGGAACTCGAGCTACCTGCTGTGGATGCTGATGAGCTTCCTCGTCGTCACGGCGGTGCTCCTCGTGAGCCTCGGCCGGGTCGGTGACATGTTCGGCCGTGTCCGCATCTTCACCCTCGGGTTCGCGACCTTCACCGTCTTCTCGATCCTCCTGTCGGTGACGTGGCTCCACGGCGGCGCTGGCGCGCTGTGGCTGATCGTCATGCGCGTCGGGCAGGGGGTGGGAGGCGCCTTCATCTTCGCCAACTCGGCGCCGATCCTCACCGATGCCTTCCCCATCCACCAGCGAGGCCTGGCACTCGGCGTGAACAGCGTCGCCGGTATCTCCGGCTCCTTCATCGGGCTCGTGCTCGGTGGGCTCCTCGGACCGGTCGAGTGGCACCTCGTGTTCCTCATCTCGGTCCCCTTCGGCCTCCTCGGGACGCTGTGGGCGCTGCTCAAGCTCGAGGACCGCGGGATCCGGACCCCGTCGCGCATCGACTGGTGGGGCAACGGGACCTTCGCCTTCGGCCTCGTCCTCGTCCTCGTCGGCATCACCTACGGCATCGAGCCCTACGGTCGCCACTCGATGGGCTGGACGAACCCGCTCGTGCTCGCCTGCCTCGGCGCCGGCATCGCCCTCCTCGTGGCCTTCGCCGTCGTCGAGCGCCACGTCGACCGGCCGATGCTGAACCTCCGCCTGTTCAAGATCCGCGCCTTCTCCGCGGGCACGCTCGCGACCTTCCTCGCCTCGCTCGGCCGCGGCGGCCTCATGTTCATCCTCATCATGTGGCTCCAGGGGGTGTGGCTCCCCCAGCACGGCTACAGCTTCTCCTCGACGCCGCTGTGGGCGGGGATCTACATGCTCCCGCTCACCGTCGGGTTCCTCCTCGCCGGCCCCCTCGCGGGCGTCCTGTCGGACCGCTTCGGCGCCCGTCCCTTCGCCACGGGCGGCATGGCGGTCGCCGCGCTCAGCTTCGGGCTGCTCGAGGTGCTCCCGGTCAACTTCACCTACCTCCCCTTCGCCCTCCTCATCCTCCTCATGGGGCTCGGGATGGGGATCTTCTCGGCCCCGAACCAGGCCGGGATCATGAACAGCCTCCCGCCGGACCAGCGCGGCGCAGGCGCCGGGGTCGTGATGACGTTCCAGAACTCCGCGATGGTGCTGTCGATCGGCGTGTTCTTCACGCTCGTCATCATCGGGCTCTCCGCGACCCTGCCCCACGCCCTCCTCGCTGGGCTCACGGCCCAGGGCGTGCCACGACCGGTGGCCGCGAAGGTCGCCGCGCTCCCGCCGGTGGGGAGCCTCTTCGCGGCCTTCCTCGGCTACAACCCGATGCAGACCCTGCTCGGCCCGGCGCTCTCCCGGCTGCCGGCAGCGCGTGCCCACTACCTGACCGGCCGCAGCTTCTTCCCCGCGCTGCTCTCCCAGCCGTTCGAGGCCGGGCTCCAGAAGGCCTTCACCTTCGCGCTCGTCGCCTGCCTCGTCGCGGCAGGCGCGTCGTGGCTGCGCGGTCGGCGCTACGTGCACGACCTGCACGCGCTCGTGCACGAGGAGGGCGCGGGACGTGCGCCGGCCGCCGCTCCCGACGCGGCCGAGGGCCAGGTCGAGGCGGCCGGGGGCCGCCGCGGCCGTGCCTGA
- a CDS encoding MerR family transcriptional regulator: protein MPERAGAASAGAAPASRAPAERDPSHLVRIGEAALETGVSERTLRYYEELGLLSPATHPPGRSRRYGAEQLARVRRIRELQETMGLNLEEIRRLLDAEARIEGLRAAWERNGDPRARLAILDEGLAVNLALRARVERQLRRASDLLAQIDARLERIEALRAELTAPPARRSAQALSRSANSR from the coding sequence GTGCCTGAGCGAGCCGGCGCGGCCTCGGCCGGGGCAGCGCCCGCCTCGCGCGCTCCCGCCGAGCGCGACCCGTCCCACCTCGTCCGCATCGGTGAGGCCGCGCTCGAGACCGGCGTGTCCGAGCGGACCCTGCGCTACTACGAGGAGCTCGGCCTCCTGTCCCCTGCCACCCACCCGCCGGGCCGCAGCCGCCGCTACGGCGCCGAGCAGCTCGCGCGCGTCCGGCGCATCCGAGAGCTGCAGGAGACGATGGGCCTCAACCTCGAGGAGATCCGTCGCCTCCTCGACGCCGAGGCGCGCATCGAGGGGCTGCGGGCCGCCTGGGAGCGCAACGGGGACCCCCGGGCGCGCCTCGCCATCCTCGACGAGGGCCTCGCCGTCAACCTCGCGCTGCGTGCCCGCGTCGAACGCCAGCTCCGCCGCGCGAGCGACCTGCTCGCCCAGATCGACGCTCGCCTCGAGCGGATCGAGGCACTGCGCGCCGAGCTCACCGCTCCCCCGGCGCGCCGCAGCGCTCAGGCGCTGTCGCGCTCCGCGAACTCCCGGTAG
- a CDS encoding carboxymuconolactone decarboxylase family protein, producing MHRAHELQDELRDLGRALREEIGPVYAAYAQLARAAMADGALSRKTKELIALAIAVSRECDGCIVAHARGAARAGASAPEVAEALGVAVMMNGGPGTVWGPRAFSAYREFAERDSA from the coding sequence GTGCATCGAGCGCATGAGCTGCAGGACGAGCTGCGGGACCTGGGTCGGGCCCTGCGCGAGGAGATCGGCCCCGTCTACGCCGCGTACGCCCAGCTGGCCCGGGCCGCGATGGCGGACGGCGCCCTGAGCAGGAAGACGAAGGAGCTCATCGCGCTCGCCATCGCGGTGAGCCGGGAGTGCGACGGCTGCATCGTGGCGCACGCTCGCGGCGCGGCGCGAGCTGGGGCGAGCGCGCCGGAGGTCGCCGAGGCGCTCGGGGTGGCGGTCATGATGAACGGGGGACCGGGGACGGTCTGGGGGCCGCGGGCCTTCTCCGCCTACCGGGAGTTCGCGGAGCGCGACAGCGCCTGA
- a CDS encoding sigma-70 family RNA polymerase sigma factor, whose translation MRSGAARSGARSGSLPSLRTGSAPDCTDLWRRFWERRDRSARNELALAYEPLVHTTVRRLPAHVRNYWDKEDLAGFGLLGLLEAIDRWTEGSDASHFPAYAIQRIRGAIFDELRRLDWLTRAARRRVVTYRVTMEALSSELGRVPDAAEVLEGMGVDADAGAELLRDVQASQLLHLEHAAGDPDAEEPQALIDLITADAESEPEPQLLAAEQIAEIRRAVTSLPERQRTVVLLHFLGGLTQAQIGRLLGVSNSRVCQIEASAIETLRKVLAAPTNPTPSRCS comes from the coding sequence GTGAGGAGCGGAGCAGCACGTTCCGGTGCTCGCAGCGGCTCTCTGCCCTCGCTGCGGACAGGCAGCGCTCCAGACTGCACCGACCTCTGGCGCCGCTTCTGGGAGCGCCGCGATCGGTCCGCTCGCAACGAGCTCGCGCTGGCCTACGAGCCCCTCGTCCACACGACCGTTCGGCGCCTTCCGGCTCACGTTCGGAACTATTGGGACAAGGAGGACCTCGCCGGCTTCGGCCTTCTCGGCCTCCTCGAGGCGATCGATCGCTGGACGGAAGGCTCCGACGCGAGCCATTTCCCCGCCTACGCCATCCAGCGAATCCGCGGTGCGATATTCGACGAACTACGCCGACTGGACTGGCTGACGCGTGCGGCCCGTCGGCGGGTCGTCACCTACCGCGTCACGATGGAGGCGCTGTCGAGCGAGCTCGGCCGGGTGCCGGACGCGGCAGAGGTGCTGGAGGGAATGGGCGTCGACGCCGACGCCGGCGCCGAGCTCCTGCGCGACGTCCAGGCCTCGCAGCTGCTCCACCTCGAGCACGCCGCGGGCGACCCCGACGCCGAGGAGCCGCAGGCGCTCATCGACCTCATCACCGCGGACGCGGAGAGCGAGCCGGAGCCGCAGCTGCTTGCCGCCGAGCAGATCGCCGAGATCCGCCGGGCCGTCACGAGCCTCCCCGAGCGCCAGCGCACGGTGGTCCTCCTCCACTTCCTCGGCGGCCTCACCCAGGCGCAGATCGGCCGGCTCCTCGGCGTCAGCAACTCGCGGGTCTGCCAGATCGAGGCGAGCGCCATCGAGACGCTGCGAAAGGTCCTCGCCGCGCCGACGAACCCGACGCCGAGCCGCTGCAGCTGA
- a CDS encoding TetR family transcriptional regulator encodes MTTEALSGPAAPRPEHAGRRDRKKLATRQALVLAALELVAQRGFSHVTVEDIAAAADVSTRTFFNYFPSKEAAIIGEGPEELEALRADLLAQPDELPPLEALRATMLSAIDRREREAEAFGPGRPAWLHRCQLVNSEPVLRAALAAHGAAVERILTSALASRLGVDPEADPYPAVAVLAATGATRAAVMFWGRTGGRVPIRQVVEAAFDLLAAGLADHGRAGRARAAQRGRGARRAQLASPAPASREATR; translated from the coding sequence ATGACCACGGAAGCGCTCAGCGGCCCGGCCGCGCCCCGCCCCGAGCACGCCGGCCGGAGGGATCGAAAGAAGCTCGCGACCCGCCAGGCGCTGGTGCTCGCAGCGCTCGAGCTCGTCGCGCAGCGCGGCTTCTCGCACGTCACCGTGGAGGACATCGCGGCGGCGGCCGACGTGTCGACACGGACCTTCTTCAACTACTTCCCCTCGAAGGAGGCGGCCATCATCGGCGAGGGGCCCGAGGAGCTCGAGGCGCTGCGCGCGGACCTGCTCGCCCAGCCGGACGAGCTGCCGCCGCTCGAGGCGCTGCGCGCGACGATGCTCTCGGCGATCGACCGGCGCGAGCGCGAGGCCGAAGCGTTCGGCCCCGGGCGGCCCGCCTGGCTGCACCGCTGCCAGCTCGTCAACAGCGAACCGGTACTCCGGGCCGCGCTCGCCGCGCACGGCGCCGCGGTCGAGCGGATCCTGACCTCGGCGCTCGCCAGCCGTCTCGGCGTCGACCCCGAGGCGGACCCCTACCCAGCCGTGGCGGTCCTCGCCGCGACCGGGGCGACGCGGGCGGCGGTCATGTTCTGGGGCAGGACCGGCGGGCGGGTGCCGATCCGCCAGGTCGTCGAGGCCGCCTTCGACCTCCTCGCGGCGGGCCTCGCCGACCACGGGCGCGCCGGGCGGGCGCGTGCGGCGCAACGAGGCCGGGGTGCGCGCCGTGCGCAGCTCGCCTCGCCGGCACCGGCGTCGAGGGAGGCGACGCGATGA
- a CDS encoding MDR family MFS transporter: MSARGVGSAVRPTGGELTHRRILVIIGALMLGMLLAALDQTIVSTALPTIVGDLNGAAHIAWVVTAYLLASTASTPLWGKLGDLYGRKVFFQAAIVLFLIGSALSGLSTSLLELIVFRALQGLGAGGLMVGAQAIVGDVVPPRDRGRYQGLFGAVFGVASIVGPLLGGVFVDDLSWRWIFYINVPVGLAALVVVASAVPGHLGRVEHVIDYLGAGLLALATTAFVLLTSLGGVTYPWSSAPIYLLGVLGAALLAAFLLAERRSREPVLPLHLFGNQTFAVANLISFIVGFAMFGAIVFLPIFFQVVRGVSPTASGIRLLPLMAGVLSVSILAGQVISRTGRYRFFPIAGTAVMSLGLYLVSRYSPTTSTLEETLFMVVLGMGLGAVMQVLVIVVQNAVAHRDLGVATSAATFFRSIGGCFGTAVFGAVFANTLVARLARALRGLPVTHQLATAQITPGLLRTLPPGVRHGVVTAYAGSIEEVFVVAVPIAALAFVGSWLIPHVELRRSWTAPPSEESPGRVEVPSATAAAELG, encoded by the coding sequence ATGAGCGCTCGCGGCGTTGGCAGCGCGGTCCGCCCGACGGGCGGTGAGCTCACGCACCGGCGGATCCTCGTCATCATCGGCGCCCTCATGCTCGGCATGCTCCTCGCCGCGCTGGACCAGACCATCGTCTCCACCGCGCTGCCGACCATCGTCGGCGACCTGAACGGCGCGGCCCACATCGCGTGGGTCGTCACCGCCTACCTCCTCGCCTCGACCGCGTCGACGCCGCTGTGGGGCAAGCTCGGTGACCTCTACGGCCGGAAGGTCTTCTTCCAGGCCGCGATCGTCCTCTTCCTGATCGGCTCCGCGCTGTCGGGGCTGAGCACGAGCCTGCTCGAGCTCATCGTCTTCCGCGCGCTCCAGGGGCTCGGCGCGGGCGGCCTCATGGTCGGGGCGCAGGCCATCGTCGGGGACGTCGTGCCGCCGCGCGACCGAGGCCGCTACCAGGGGCTGTTCGGCGCGGTCTTCGGCGTCGCGAGCATCGTCGGGCCGCTGCTCGGGGGGGTGTTCGTCGACGACCTGTCCTGGCGGTGGATCTTCTACATCAACGTCCCCGTCGGCCTCGCCGCGCTCGTGGTGGTCGCGAGCGCCGTCCCCGGCCACCTCGGGCGCGTCGAGCACGTGATCGACTACCTCGGCGCCGGGCTCCTCGCCCTCGCGACGACCGCCTTCGTCCTGCTCACGAGCCTCGGCGGCGTCACCTACCCGTGGTCCTCGGCGCCCATCTACCTCCTCGGTGTGCTCGGCGCGGCGCTGCTCGCCGCGTTCCTCCTCGCCGAGCGCCGCTCGCGCGAGCCCGTGCTGCCGCTCCACCTCTTCGGCAACCAGACCTTCGCGGTGGCGAACCTCATCAGCTTCATCGTCGGCTTCGCCATGTTCGGTGCGATCGTCTTCCTGCCGATCTTCTTCCAGGTCGTGCGAGGGGTGAGCCCGACCGCGTCGGGCATCCGCCTGCTCCCGTTGATGGCCGGCGTGCTGTCGGTGTCGATCCTCGCGGGCCAGGTGATCAGCCGGACGGGCCGGTACCGGTTCTTCCCGATCGCGGGCACCGCCGTGATGTCGCTCGGGCTGTACCTCGTCTCGCGCTACTCGCCGACGACGAGCACCCTCGAGGAGACGCTCTTCATGGTCGTCCTCGGGATGGGGCTCGGGGCGGTGATGCAGGTCCTCGTCATCGTCGTGCAGAACGCCGTGGCGCACCGCGACCTCGGCGTCGCCACCTCCGCAGCGACCTTCTTCCGTTCGATCGGCGGCTGCTTCGGGACGGCGGTCTTCGGCGCCGTGTTCGCCAACACCCTCGTCGCTCGCCTCGCGCGTGCGCTGCGCGGCCTCCCGGTCACCCATCAGCTCGCCACCGCCCAGATCACCCCGGGGCTCCTGCGGACGCTCCCGCCCGGCGTGCGCCACGGGGTGGTCACCGCCTACGCGGGCTCGATCGAGGAGGTGTTCGTCGTCGCCGTCCCGATCGCCGCGCTCGCCTTCGTCGGTTCCTGGCTCATCCCCCACGTCGAGCTGCGCCGCAGCTGGACGGCCCCGCCGTCGGAGGAGTCGCCGGGTCGCGTCGAGGTGCCGAGCGCGACGGCGGCCGCCGAGCTCGGCTGA